One window of the Candidatus Aquicultor sp. genome contains the following:
- a CDS encoding CapA family protein: MGVKVTLAFVGDVMLGRGVNEEIEHHAPEYFWGTTLPVLHSADAVITNLECAITNHTMEWQGSPKAFYFRASPKAVDVLRVANIRCVSLANNHILDFEEQGLLDTLQCLDEADICYAGAGKNLDEARMPAIMDVNGTALAIIGATDNEPDFAANANPGTNYIEIATDTATLPPLEQEIASARQMGAKNIILSLHWGPNMVASPPQRFRDFAHAVTDLGVDILHGHSAHIFQAVEAYKRGLIMYDTGDFIDDYAIDPVLRNDWSFIFLVSIDAEGPHSLKMLPVVLSYAQVNLATGTEFRVICDRMKHLCERFNTRVIDVPQGLEIPP, encoded by the coding sequence ATGGGAGTAAAGGTCACGTTGGCATTTGTCGGTGATGTAATGCTCGGTCGCGGCGTCAACGAGGAAATCGAACATCATGCGCCGGAATATTTTTGGGGGACTACTTTACCGGTGCTGCACTCGGCCGACGCAGTTATCACCAACCTTGAGTGCGCTATCACTAACCATACGATGGAATGGCAAGGGTCGCCCAAGGCATTCTATTTCCGGGCTAGCCCCAAAGCCGTAGATGTATTGAGAGTGGCTAACATCCGCTGTGTTAGCCTGGCGAATAACCATATCTTAGACTTTGAGGAACAAGGATTATTGGATACGCTGCAATGCCTCGACGAAGCCGATATTTGCTACGCGGGCGCCGGTAAAAATTTGGATGAAGCGAGAATGCCTGCGATTATGGATGTCAACGGCACAGCGCTTGCGATTATCGGAGCAACCGATAATGAGCCCGATTTTGCCGCAAACGCCAATCCTGGTACGAATTATATTGAGATCGCAACCGATACCGCCACGCTCCCGCCGCTCGAACAGGAAATTGCAAGCGCACGTCAAATGGGTGCCAAAAATATCATATTGTCGTTACATTGGGGCCCAAACATGGTCGCTTCACCTCCGCAACGTTTCCGAGATTTCGCTCATGCGGTTACAGATTTAGGTGTCGATATACTTCACGGGCACTCCGCCCATATTTTCCAAGCGGTAGAGGCGTATAAAAGAGGGCTTATCATGTATGATACCGGCGATTTCATAGATGATTACGCTATCGATCCGGTCTTAAGAAATGATTGGTCCTTCATCTTCCTCGTCAGCATTGATGCCGAAGGCCCTCATAGCCTAAAGATGCTTCCTGTCGTGCTCTCTTACGCACAGGTTAATCTGGCGACGGGAACAGAATTTCGTGTGATTTGCGATCGCATGAAACATTTATGCGAAAGGTTTAATACCCGAGTTATCGATGTGCCCCAGGGTTTAGAAATACCCCCATAA
- a CDS encoding glycerophosphodiester phosphodiesterase family protein: MRTRPMIIAHRGFSGHFPENTLLAFHEALKLPIDAIELDVRKTLDGVLVVIHDETVDRITQGSGHVSELTWDTIKGLDAGIRKGKEFTGEHIPTLDEALELINGKTKLLIEIKEPGTETQIVEILRRHDALEWVNLVSFHADALVSAKTMVPQISCTLIGGEPVGLSDEVFSDFVHTAFSCNANSITVHYSALNAERIRYCHERYLFVGAWTVDKEYLMKELFSIGIDAVASNFPNIILAALAA, translated from the coding sequence ATGCGAACTCGACCGATGATTATAGCTCATCGCGGCTTTTCAGGGCACTTTCCAGAAAATACTTTGCTTGCGTTTCATGAAGCCTTAAAGCTTCCGATAGATGCAATCGAACTCGATGTGCGCAAAACCTTAGATGGTGTGCTTGTTGTTATCCATGACGAAACCGTTGATCGCATAACACAAGGCAGCGGGCACGTAAGCGAGCTTACTTGGGATACGATAAAGGGGCTAGACGCGGGCATTCGGAAGGGGAAGGAATTTACCGGTGAGCATATCCCGACTCTAGATGAGGCTCTCGAGCTTATAAACGGAAAAACAAAGCTTCTTATAGAGATCAAGGAACCGGGAACTGAAACGCAAATTGTCGAGATACTTCGTCGTCATGATGCTTTGGAATGGGTAAACCTTGTAAGCTTTCATGCTGATGCTCTAGTATCAGCAAAGACGATGGTTCCGCAAATCTCATGCACGCTTATTGGCGGGGAACCTGTGGGATTAAGTGACGAGGTTTTCTCTGATTTTGTGCACACAGCGTTTAGCTGCAATGCAAACTCCATAACTGTTCATTACTCCGCGCTTAATGCGGAACGAATCCGTTACTGCCATGAACGCTATCTCTTTGTTGGAGCGTGGACGGTTGATAAGGAATACCTGATGAAAGAACTGTTTTCGATAGGCATAGATGCCGTTGCATCGAATTTCCCCAATATTATATTGGCCGCTCTTGCCGCTTAG
- a CDS encoding tyrosine-type recombinase/integrase → MGLDKRSLVRHVLKPACQKAGVLQIGFHGLRHSYISLLANQGESIKTIQALAGHSEERTTLRIYTHLYDDSKRKAVDRLNDFATTVLPRDKKAGLSDIDNPV, encoded by the coding sequence ATGGGGCTCGATAAGCGAAGCCTGGTACGCCATGTGCTCAAACCGGCATGCCAAAAAGCCGGAGTACTGCAAATCGGCTTTCACGGGCTTAGACACTCCTATATTTCACTACTTGCCAACCAAGGCGAGAGCATCAAAACAATCCAGGCACTCGCGGGTCACTCGGAAGAGCGGACGACGCTAAGAATCTATACACACCTCTATGATGACAGCAAACGCAAGGCTGTCGACCGTCTCAACGATTTTGCTACTACCGTGCTACCACGGGATAAAAAAGCGGGGCTATCTGATATTGATAACCCCGTCTAA
- the ffh gene encoding signal recognition particle protein codes for MFDNLSNRLQDIFSKLKSRGKLTEKDVDVAMREVRLALLEADVNYKVVKDFVAKVKERAIGVEVLESLTPAQQVIKIVNDELTQLMGSTESKLVMAPKPPTIIMLVGLQGSGKTTTAAKLSHHLRSNGRRPFLIGADIYRPAAIDQLRTLAEENKIPFYSDDPKTPPLQIVKAGIRAGNQNGADIIIVDTAGRLHIDEQMMRELEEIKAEVRPHQILLVVDAMTGQDAVNVALTFREKLDFDGVVMTKLDGDARGGAALSVKAVTGRPIKLVSIGEKMDSLEPFHPDRMASRILGMGDVLTLIERAQNTIDEKKAKEMEAKLRKAEFTFEDFLDQMEQMQQMGPIGQLVQMIPGLGKLPKDIQVDDKDMARIKAMIQSMTREERLNPNIINGRRRERIAKGSGTDTHEVNQLLKQFNQTKKMLKQFGNMQGKMKMPKGGFGGAGFPF; via the coding sequence ATGTTCGATAACCTTTCCAACAGGTTACAGGATATATTCAGTAAACTAAAATCCCGCGGCAAGCTCACAGAAAAAGACGTCGATGTGGCGATGCGCGAGGTTCGCCTTGCGCTGCTCGAAGCAGACGTAAACTATAAAGTGGTAAAAGATTTCGTCGCGAAGGTGAAAGAGCGCGCTATCGGTGTCGAAGTGCTCGAAAGCCTTACGCCGGCGCAGCAGGTTATTAAGATCGTTAACGATGAGCTTACCCAGCTCATGGGCTCGACCGAGAGTAAACTCGTCATGGCCCCGAAGCCACCGACGATTATCATGCTCGTCGGTTTGCAAGGCTCCGGCAAGACGACGACTGCGGCAAAGCTTTCGCACCACCTGCGCTCGAACGGGCGCCGGCCGTTTTTGATCGGCGCCGACATATACCGGCCGGCAGCCATCGATCAACTGCGAACACTTGCCGAGGAAAACAAGATACCGTTCTACAGCGACGACCCGAAGACACCGCCTCTACAAATAGTGAAAGCGGGCATCCGGGCGGGCAACCAGAACGGTGCCGACATAATTATTGTCGATACGGCGGGCCGTTTGCACATCGACGAACAGATGATGCGCGAGCTCGAAGAGATAAAGGCCGAAGTTCGGCCGCACCAGATACTGCTTGTTGTCGATGCCATGACCGGCCAGGACGCGGTCAATGTCGCGCTGACGTTCCGGGAGAAGCTCGACTTCGACGGCGTAGTTATGACCAAACTCGACGGCGACGCGCGCGGTGGCGCCGCGCTTTCGGTTAAGGCCGTTACCGGCAGGCCGATTAAGCTCGTGAGCATCGGCGAGAAGATGGACAGCCTTGAGCCGTTCCATCCGGACAGAATGGCATCCCGTATCCTTGGCATGGGTGATGTTCTAACGCTTATCGAGCGGGCACAGAATACGATCGATGAGAAGAAGGCAAAGGAGATGGAGGCCAAGCTTCGCAAGGCCGAGTTTACCTTTGAAGACTTTCTCGATCAAATGGAGCAAATGCAGCAGATGGGCCCGATAGGCCAATTGGTGCAAATGATCCCGGGCTTGGGCAAATTGCCGAAGGATATACAGGTTGACGATAAAGACATGGCGCGCATTAAAGCCATGATTCAGTCGATGACGCGCGAAGAGCGCCTGAATCCGAATATTATCAACGGCAGGCGTCGCGAGCGTATTGCAAAGGGCAGCGGGACCGACACACATGAGGTTAATCAGCTGCTTAAGCAGTTTAATCAAACCAAGAAGATGTTAAAGCAGTTTGGCAACATGCAAGGTAAAATGAAGATGCCCAAGGGCGGATTCGGCGGCGCCGGATTCCCGTTTTAG
- a CDS encoding hemerythrin domain-containing protein — MMPIGPLMIEHRLIERMVNQLNAEIAIMQTTQQATPKFIDAATDFFRIYADFCHHGKEEHILFSELESKPLVSEHRAMLELLIQEHAFARRVVKELIAAKELYEQGNEGSVEDIERIMSVLSTFYPAHIEKEDKHFFIPSMEYFSQEERDEMLKAFWEFDRRLIHELYREKVMELEQQNR; from the coding sequence ATGATGCCGATCGGGCCATTGATGATAGAACATAGGCTTATAGAAAGAATGGTTAACCAGCTTAACGCTGAAATTGCGATAATGCAGACAACACAGCAAGCAACCCCCAAATTCATTGATGCGGCGACTGATTTCTTTAGAATCTATGCTGACTTCTGCCACCATGGTAAGGAAGAGCATATTTTGTTTAGCGAGCTGGAGAGCAAACCGCTCGTATCCGAGCATAGAGCCATGCTGGAACTGTTGATTCAAGAGCATGCCTTTGCAAGGCGGGTTGTTAAGGAACTAATTGCCGCTAAAGAGCTATACGAACAAGGCAATGAAGGTTCCGTGGAAGACATCGAAAGGATCATGAGTGTTCTCAGCACATTTTATCCTGCGCACATAGAAAAGGAGGACAAGCATTTCTTCATCCCAAGCATGGAGTATTTTAGCCAAGAAGAACGCGACGAGATGCTCAAAGCCTTTTGGGAGTTCGACAGGCGCCTTATCCATGAGCTGTACAGAGAAAAGGTAATGGAACTTGAGCAGCAAAACCGGTAA
- the rimM gene encoding ribosome maturation factor RimM (Essential for efficient processing of 16S rRNA), whose amino-acid sequence MRPQYLVVAHLVRPHGLRGEIDAMSMTDYPDRFTEGLRLYPSPPVAEMSSLTIEKIDFKPKGLILKFAESNTREEAERLSGRDVVIPVDEAVELEEGAFWVYDIIGMRVYTEAGEYVGDVIDVLRTGSNDVYVIQSEDQEYLIPATKEVVKEISTKDRRITIEPIPGLLE is encoded by the coding sequence ATGCGACCACAATACCTGGTCGTCGCACATTTAGTGCGGCCCCACGGGTTACGGGGCGAGATTGACGCAATGAGCATGACCGATTATCCGGACCGCTTTACCGAGGGTTTGCGATTGTATCCAAGCCCTCCCGTTGCAGAAATGAGCTCCCTGACAATCGAGAAGATAGATTTTAAGCCGAAGGGCTTAATATTGAAGTTCGCCGAGTCAAATACGCGCGAGGAAGCCGAAAGGCTTTCAGGTCGCGACGTTGTTATACCCGTCGACGAGGCGGTCGAGCTTGAAGAGGGCGCGTTCTGGGTCTACGATATTATAGGGATGCGCGTCTATACCGAAGCAGGGGAGTACGTCGGCGATGTAATCGACGTGCTCAGAACCGGCAGTAATGACGTGTATGTCATACAATCCGAAGACCAAGAATATCTTATACCGGCGACAAAAGAGGTCGTCAAAGAGATATCGACCAAAGATCGAAGAATTACCATAGAGCCGATTCCAGGGTTGCTGGAGTAG
- a CDS encoding isoprenylcysteine carboxylmethyltransferase family protein translates to MGANQLSLVELRRKAYVYFFVAILVISAIFFLPAGTLAYWEAWVYLAVLFIPAFLAVNYLLKNEPELVERRMRFREKEPEQKLIAGFSYLYFILAFILPGFDRRFGWSDVPIAVVLLADVFVVLGYGIVFLTFRENPYASRTVEVTPGQTVISTGPYAIIRHPMYLGSTLLYTFSPLALGSYWAMIPALLIIPILVARILNEESVLAKELKGYREYMLKTRYRLLPGIW, encoded by the coding sequence ATGGGCGCAAATCAACTTTCGCTAGTGGAACTACGAAGAAAGGCGTATGTGTACTTCTTTGTGGCTATTCTTGTGATATCCGCTATATTTTTTCTACCGGCAGGCACACTTGCCTACTGGGAAGCTTGGGTGTATCTGGCCGTTTTATTTATTCCTGCATTCCTTGCGGTCAACTATCTGCTGAAAAACGAGCCGGAATTGGTAGAACGCAGGATGCGTTTTAGAGAAAAAGAGCCGGAACAAAAGCTAATCGCCGGGTTTTCGTATCTCTATTTTATCCTTGCTTTTATTCTTCCAGGTTTCGACAGGCGTTTTGGATGGTCGGACGTCCCAATTGCCGTAGTACTACTAGCAGATGTTTTTGTCGTGCTCGGCTACGGCATAGTGTTTCTTACTTTTAGGGAGAATCCCTATGCGTCTAGAACCGTTGAGGTAACCCCGGGGCAGACAGTCATTAGTACCGGGCCATATGCAATTATCCGTCATCCCATGTACCTGGGGTCCACATTGCTGTATACCTTTTCGCCGCTCGCGCTGGGATCATATTGGGCGATGATCCCCGCTTTGTTGATAATCCCAATCCTGGTGGCAAGGATACTGAACGAAGAAAGTGTGCTTGCGAAAGAGCTTAAGGGTTATCGAGAATACATGCTAAAGACCAGATATCGCTTACTACCAGGTATTTGGTAG
- a CDS encoding KH domain-containing protein, translated as MKELLELLAKAVVDDPDAVNVTVVEGEKSIILQLHVAQDDIGKVIGKQGRIAKAIRTIVRASAVRDGKKAIVEIID; from the coding sequence GTGAAAGAGCTGTTGGAGCTGTTGGCGAAAGCCGTTGTTGATGATCCAGACGCCGTAAATGTTACCGTTGTTGAAGGTGAAAAGTCGATAATTCTGCAATTGCATGTTGCGCAGGATGACATAGGCAAAGTCATCGGTAAGCAAGGCCGTATCGCAAAAGCTATCCGCACGATTGTGCGCGCATCGGCCGTTCGCGATGGCAAAAAGGCTATTGTTGAGATCATTGACTAA
- a CDS encoding SDR family oxidoreductase gives MTGSTRGIGLATAVEFLKNGDSVTVFCRHQDHVDQALEQLCKNAGLQNPCQNILGLVGDVRMFDDVREIVDATFRNFGRIDVLINNAGVAVWRPIEATSEGEWDDIIDTNLKGSFLFMREVVPIMRHQQSGIIINVSSGLGVEGEANYSAYSASKFGLIGLTQVVADETKDVGIKVYAVLPGAVATKLHLDIHPWEDPSKMMTPEHVAKRIFEIAEGTMPPGESIEVYS, from the coding sequence GTGACAGGGTCTACGCGCGGTATTGGCCTGGCTACAGCAGTCGAGTTCCTTAAAAACGGCGACAGCGTTACCGTCTTCTGCCGTCATCAAGATCATGTCGACCAGGCGTTAGAGCAATTATGTAAGAATGCGGGATTACAAAACCCCTGCCAAAATATCCTGGGATTAGTTGGAGATGTTCGGATGTTTGATGACGTAAGAGAAATAGTCGACGCAACATTTAGAAATTTCGGGCGAATCGATGTTCTGATAAATAACGCTGGGGTCGCAGTGTGGCGACCCATTGAGGCTACTAGCGAGGGTGAATGGGATGACATTATAGACACGAATCTTAAAGGAAGCTTTCTTTTCATGCGCGAAGTTGTGCCGATAATGAGACATCAACAGAGTGGCATTATAATAAACGTTTCTTCCGGGCTCGGCGTAGAAGGCGAAGCTAACTATTCAGCCTATTCTGCTTCTAAATTTGGGCTAATCGGCCTAACTCAAGTCGTAGCCGACGAAACAAAAGATGTGGGTATCAAAGTTTACGCGGTTCTACCGGGGGCCGTGGCCACAAAGCTACATCTTGATATTCACCCCTGGGAAGATCCGTCAAAGATGATGACGCCGGAACACGTTGCCAAAAGAATCTTTGAAATCGCTGAAGGAACGATGCCACCGGGCGAATCGATTGAGGTTTACAGCTAG
- the rpsP gene encoding 30S ribosomal protein S16: MAVKIRLSRVGGKKNPHYRVIVADSRSPRDGRFIEIIGRYNPQTDPSTIEINNEKASEWLKKGAQPTDQVKNILKIAGVLG; this comes from the coding sequence TTGGCAGTCAAGATTCGTTTATCTCGTGTAGGTGGGAAGAAGAATCCCCACTATAGAGTTATTGTAGCTGATTCAAGATCGCCGAGAGACGGCAGGTTTATCGAGATCATTGGTCGGTATAACCCACAAACCGATCCTTCGACCATCGAGATCAACAATGAAAAAGCTTCGGAATGGTTGAAGAAAGGTGCTCAACCGACCGACCAGGTAAAGAACATACTTAAAATCGCCGGCGTTCTCGGATAG